The Malus domestica chromosome 13, GDT2T_hap1 genome includes a window with the following:
- the LOC103453151 gene encoding serine/threonine-protein kinase 52 isoform X1 yields the protein MDSRTSENVEVADVPNMVDHQKGNMNSKLRSAGSMSFKEVEPKINGTGSISSKEMIFRADKIDLKNLDIQLEKHLSRVWSRNIESTRPKEEWEIDLAKLEIRYIVARGTYGTVFRGTYDDQDVAVKLLDWGEDGYATGAETAALRASFQKEVAVWHKLDHPNVTKFIGASMGTSDLKIPTKGSSSDGVDSHPTRACCVVVEYLAGGTLKQFLIRNRQKKLAFKVVIQLALDLSRGLSYLHSQKIVHRDVKTENMLLDTRINLKIADFGVARVEAQNPRDMTGETGTLGYMAPEVLDGKPYNRRCDVYSFGICLWEIYCCDMPYPDLSFADVSSAVVRQNLRPEIPKCCPSSLASIMRKCWDGNADKRPEMGEVVKMLEVIDTSKGGGMIPEDRSPGCFCFAPTRGP from the exons ATGGATTCAAGGACAAGTGAGAATGTTGAAGTTGCAGATGTACCAAACATGGTGGATCACCAGAAAGGTAATATGAATTCAAAACTTAGGAGTGCAGGGAGTATGAGTTTCAAAGAGGTGGAACCAAAAATTAATGGCACAGGAAGTATTAGTAGCAAAGAGATGATCTTCCGAGCAGATAAAATCGATTTGAAGAACTTAGATATACAGCTTGAGAAACATTTGAGCCGGGTTTGGTCCAGAAACATTGAGAGTACCAGGCCTAAGGAAGAATGGGAGATTGATTTAGCTAAATTGGAAATAAGATATATTGTAGCTCGAGGGACCTATGGTACCGTATTCAGGGGCACCTATGATGATCAAGATGTTGCAG TGAAGCTGTTGGACTGGGGGGAGGATGGCTATGCCACAGGTGCTGAAACTGCTGCTCTACGGGCCTCATTTCAAAAAGAAGTAGCTGTCTGGCACAAGCTTGACCATCCTAATGTTACAAAA TTCATTGGAGCTTCAATGGGAACTTCAGATCTTAAAATTCCTACAAAAGGCTCTTCAAGTGACGGTGTAGATTCTCATCCTACTAGAGCGTGTTGTGTTGTTGTGGAATATCTTGCTGGTGGGACGCTAAAGCAATTTTTGATAAGAAACAGGCAAAAGAAACTTGCCTTTAAGGTTGTGATCCAACTTGCTTTGGACCTCTCTAGAGG TCTTAGCTATCTGCATTCTCAAAAGATCGTACACCGTGATGTCAAAACAGAGAATATGCTACTTGATACTCGCATAAACCTTAAAATAGCTGATTTTGGTGTTGCTCGTGTTGAAGCTCAGAATCCAAGAGACATGACTGGTGAAACTGGTACCCTTGGATACATGGCTCCAGAG GTTCTAGATGGTAAGCCGTATAATAGAAGATGTGATGTCTATAGCTTTGGCATATGCTTATGGGAAATTTATTGCTGCGACATGCCCTACCCAGATCTTAGCTTTGCTGATGTATCATCTGCAGTTGTTCGGCAG AACCTACGACCAGAAATCCCCAAATGCTGTCCAAGTTCTTTGGCAAGCATCATGCGCAAGTGCTGGGATGGAAATGCAGATAAACGTCCTGAAATGGGTGAGGTGGTGAAAATGTTGGAAGTAATTGATACGAGCAAAGGAGGCGGAATGATACCTGAAGACCGTTCTCCGGGCTGTTTCTGTTTTGCTCCCACTCGCGGGCCATGA
- the LOC103453151 gene encoding serine/threonine-protein kinase 54 isoform X2 codes for MDSRTSENVEVADVPNMVDHQKGNMNSKLRSAGSMSFKEVEPKINGTGSISSKEMIFRADKIDLKNLDIQLEKHLSRVWSRNIESTRPKEEWEIDLAKLEIRYIVARGTYGTVFRGTYDDQDVAVKLLDWGEDGYATGAETAALRASFQKEVAVWHKLDHPNVTKFIGASMGTSDLKIPTKGSSSDGVDSHPTRACCVVVEYLAGGTLKQFLIRNRQKKLAFKVVIQLALDLSRGLSYLHSQKIVHRDVKTENMLLDTRINLKIADFGVARVEAQNPRDMTGETGTLGYMAPEMVSRIIEDVMSIALAYAYGKFIAATCPTQILALLMYHLQLFGRTYDQKSPNAVQVLWQASCASAGMEMQINVLKWVRW; via the exons ATGGATTCAAGGACAAGTGAGAATGTTGAAGTTGCAGATGTACCAAACATGGTGGATCACCAGAAAGGTAATATGAATTCAAAACTTAGGAGTGCAGGGAGTATGAGTTTCAAAGAGGTGGAACCAAAAATTAATGGCACAGGAAGTATTAGTAGCAAAGAGATGATCTTCCGAGCAGATAAAATCGATTTGAAGAACTTAGATATACAGCTTGAGAAACATTTGAGCCGGGTTTGGTCCAGAAACATTGAGAGTACCAGGCCTAAGGAAGAATGGGAGATTGATTTAGCTAAATTGGAAATAAGATATATTGTAGCTCGAGGGACCTATGGTACCGTATTCAGGGGCACCTATGATGATCAAGATGTTGCAG TGAAGCTGTTGGACTGGGGGGAGGATGGCTATGCCACAGGTGCTGAAACTGCTGCTCTACGGGCCTCATTTCAAAAAGAAGTAGCTGTCTGGCACAAGCTTGACCATCCTAATGTTACAAAA TTCATTGGAGCTTCAATGGGAACTTCAGATCTTAAAATTCCTACAAAAGGCTCTTCAAGTGACGGTGTAGATTCTCATCCTACTAGAGCGTGTTGTGTTGTTGTGGAATATCTTGCTGGTGGGACGCTAAAGCAATTTTTGATAAGAAACAGGCAAAAGAAACTTGCCTTTAAGGTTGTGATCCAACTTGCTTTGGACCTCTCTAGAGG TCTTAGCTATCTGCATTCTCAAAAGATCGTACACCGTGATGTCAAAACAGAGAATATGCTACTTGATACTCGCATAAACCTTAAAATAGCTGATTTTGGTGTTGCTCGTGTTGAAGCTCAGAATCCAAGAGACATGACTGGTGAAACTGGTACCCTTGGATACATGGCTCCAGAG ATGGTAAGCCGTATAATAGAAGATGTGATGTCTATAGCTTTGGCATATGCTTATGGGAAATTTATTGCTGCGACATGCCCTACCCAGATCTTAGCTTTGCTGATGTATCATCTGCAGTTGTTCGGCAG AACCTACGACCAGAAATCCCCAAATGCTGTCCAAGTTCTTTGGCAAGCATCATGCGCAAGTGCTGGGATGGAAATGCAGATAAACGTCCTGAAATGGGTGAGGTGGTGA